The following proteins are encoded in a genomic region of Ostrea edulis chromosome 7, xbOstEdul1.1, whole genome shotgun sequence:
- the LOC130048622 gene encoding EGF-like domain-containing protein comC, which yields MSIHEAVDGTGSTDINTSVYMTEEEAITSCTEFMDQSPSFKVCKDVPNVDPNIAINTCVLDILLTNSTQWMIDAREGIKGKCLAEVRVNATLQNETESGGASIAEIVKNISCINDCLGKGKCQNGSCVCEMGFGGGDCGIDLSIPPIIYGIVDSGLCDLELLSCTSANLEGDGFTSEGNPTCRMRTFHLLKSY from the exons ATGAGTATACATGAAGCTGTTGATGGGACAGGG tctactgacatcaatacatcTGTGTATATGACAGAAGAGGAAGCTATAACGAGTTGTACAGAATTTATGGACCAATCACCGTCTTTTAAAGTGTGCAAAGACGTTCCAAATGTTGATCCTAATATTGCCATCAACACATGTGTTCTTGATATTTTG CTTACTAACTCCACCCAATGGATGATCGACGCGAGAGAAGGTATTAAAGGAAAATGTTTAGCTGAAGTCAGGGTCAATGCAACTCTTCAAAACGAGACAGAAAGCGGTGGGGCTTCCATAGCTGAAATAGTTAAAAATATTTCGTGTATCAACGATTGCTTAGGGAAAGGAAAATGTCAGAACG GTAGTTGCGTGTGTGAGATGGGTTTTGGCGGAGGCGACTGTGGGATAGATTTATCCATTCCACCAATCATCTATGGTATTGTAGACAGTGGACTATGTGACCTTGAACTACTATCATGTACATCAGCGAACTTGGAGGGTGACGGTTTTACCAGCGAAGGGAATCCAACTTGTAGAATGCGGACATTTCATTTACTAAAATCTTATTAA
- the LOC125656007 gene encoding uncharacterized protein LOC125656007 produces the protein MTMFCPVNGQTKFTDPQGDLSFVTGYKISVSNDGVNFGEEEDMYIFNSTYQEFAVVDGKIEFKLKENYCFIDGSPYFNQTTSSSNDCRMCIPEKNAFDWSTSLKPECRISIANPTTSSQLQLGSGAIAGIVVGGVCFLMVVTGIIVWKYKQKRPKRFTSRVSMDGLGSETTTATTK, from the exons ATGACAATGTTTTGTCCAGTAAATGGACAGACAAAGTTCACCGACCCGCAAGGAGATCTATCATTTGTCACAGGTTACAAAATATCAGTCAGCAACGATGGTGTAAATTTTGGCGAGGAAGAggacatgtatatattcaactCAACTTATCAGGAATTTGCTGTGGTAGACGGGAAAATAGAGTTCAAATTAAAG GAGAATTACTGCTTTATAGACGGATCTCCATATTTTAATCAGACGACGTCATCTTCCAATGACTGTCGAATGTGTATCCCTGAAAAGAATGCATTCGATTGGTCAACGAGTCTAAAACCTG AATGCAGAATCAGTATTGCTAATCCGACGACGAGTTCACAGTTACAACTAGGTTCCGGTGCGATAGCTGGGATAGTAGTCGGTGGCGTGTGTTTTTTGATGGTAGTAACAGGAATCATTGTTTggaaatacaaacagaaaag GCCCAAACGCTTCACCTCTAGAGTGAGTATGGACGGTCTAGGTAGTGAGACAACCACAGCAACAACTAAGTGA